A window of Streptomyces sp. Je 1-332 genomic DNA:
CCGCGTCGGGGGCGGGGGCGCCGCCTCATCCGTCCGAGCCGAGGGCGGACCCGCCCGAGCGGACGGTGGACCTCGCCGAGCCGATGCCGGACCCTTTCGAGCCGCGGCCGAACCCGGCCGAGCCGACGGCGCACCCGGCCGAGCCGACGGCGGGCCCGGCGGAGCTGACGGCGGACCCGGCCGAGCCGCCGAACTCGCCGGAGCCGGAGGACCCGGCACGCGTCCGGCCAAGGGCGGCGCCGACCGCCCCGCGCCCCCCACCGAGGAGGGGGCAACGCCCGCCACCGAGGAGGGGGCAGCGTCCGCCACCAAGGAGGAGGAGGCAGCGTCCGCCACCAAGGAGGAGGCCGGGCCCGCCACCGTAGGGGAGGCCAGGCCCGCCACCGTAGGGGAGGCCAGGCCCGCCACCGCCGAGGAGGCCGGGCCCCGTCCACCCGCCGCCGACGGCGGGGCCGAGCGCCGCATGCCCGCGGCGGCCAAGGGCGCCGCAGAACCCCGCACACGCGCGGCCAAAGGCACCGCCGAACCCCGCACGCCCCCAGCCGAGGCCATCGCCGCGTCGCGGGCCAGCGGACGGGCCGTCCCCTTCGACGGCACCTGGGTGTGCGCCGTCCTCGCGGGCCCGGAGCTGCTCGGCAGCATCGCCCTCACCGACCGTGCCGACCTGGGCGAGGCCGACCGCCGCCTCTTCGAGCGCGCGGGGGTCGTCACGGCGCTGCTCCTCCTCCTGCGCCGCTCGGCCGCCGAGGCGGAGGACCGCGTACGCGGCGAACTCCTCGGCGACCTGCTCTCCCTCTCCGGTACCCCGGGCCGCCTCACGGCCCGGGCCCGCCGCCTGGACGTAGACCTGACGCTCCCCCACTCGGTGTTCGTCGGGCACAGCGACGCGGCGTCCCGCCGGCTCCTGCTCTCCTCCGCCGCCCGAGCCGCCCGCGCCCGCCGCGGCCTGTCCGGCCTTCACCACGACCACGTGGTCCTCGTCATCCCGGCCGACGACACCGGCGCCCGCGCCCGCGCGCTCGCCACCGAGCTCACCCAGGCCGCCGGGGCCCCGGTCACGGTCGGCGCGGCGGGCCCCGCCACCGGCCCCGAAGCCCTCGCCCAGGCCCACGCGGAAGCGCTGCGCTGCCTCTCCGCCCTGCGGGCCCTCGGCCACACCGGCCGGGGCGCGGCCCTCCCCGACCTCGGCTTCCTCGGCGTACTCCTAGGCGAGGGCACGGACTTGGACTCCTACGTACGCCGCACGCTGGGCCCCGCCCTGGACTACGACGCCAGGCGAGGCACGGAGCTCATCCACACGCTGCGGGCCTATTTCGCCTGCGGGATGAGCCAGTCCAAGGCGAAGGACGCCCTGCACGTCCACGTGAACACCGTGGTCCAACGCCTGGACCGGGTAGGCCACTTGCTCGGCACCGACTGGCAGTCCCCGGAACGCTCACTGGAGATCCAACTCGCCCTGCGCCTGCACGCGTACACGGGGGCGCCGGAGTCGCCGGGATCGCCGTAGGGCCTCCCGGCGGCAGAAGCGGTCCGGCGAACGCCCCCACCGCCCTGAGCTGCACCAGGCACCACCGCCCCACCCCCATCCGCTACCCTGTCTGAAACCGCCATCCGTGGCGGCACCAGTACGCCCCGCCTTCGTAGCTCAGGGGATAGAGCACCGCTCTCCTAAAGCGGGTGTCGCAGGTTCGAATCCTGCCGGGGGCACACGACAAAGGCCCCGGACCGATCTTGGTCCGGGGCCTTTGACATCCACCTCTGAGGCCGAGAGCTCAGGCAGCCGGGTTCCCGCTCGTGTCGGTCTCCGGTTCGTCCGCCGCGTATGGGTGGACGTAGTCGCCCTTGTTGAAGGGGGTGAACCACGTCGAGAGGTCCGTCGGGGCAGGGGCGAGGGGGGTGGGTGGGTCGGCTTCCTCGGTGTAGGGCATTCCGTCTTCGTAGAGCGATGCGTGGTCCATGTCCTCGTGGACGCGGTCCGCGAAGTGCTTCAGGGCCGCGGCGACTCCCTCGTCGAGGAGGCCGAAGGTTTCCAGCGTGACCTCGGCCTCGCGCAGCAGGAGGCGAAGTGTCAGCTCCTCGGCTACGCAGCTCAGCTTCTTGAAGCTTCCCTGCGTCAGCCGCGTGGTCAGGGAGATCGCCGTCACCAGGAAACGGCGGGCGAAACGCGCGTCGTATTGGAGTGCGTGGCGCGGGGGCAGTTCGTCCAGGAGCCACAGGGGGCGGGCGCATTCGGCGACGTTGGTTCCCTCACGGTCCAGCGCGTGCGCGTCCTGGAACAGCTCGTCCAGGAGCACGTCCGTTCCCCAGATCAGCGCCCCGGCCGCCAGCTCGGCCTCCTCGGTCGAGATCACGGAGTCGTCGGAGGCGGCAGCTTGCCTCGGGGATTGTTCGCCCTCCTCCGGGACCCCGAACATTCCCGCGCCGATCGCCGCCAGCCGTGGTGCCAGGGTGCGGATCTTGGAGCGGATTGCCTCCGTCTCGACCGACGTCGCGCTCGGGTCGGTCGGCGCTGTTCCTCCCCCGGCCAGCCCCATCAGTCGCGCGCGGCGGGACTCCAGGTCGTCGGGCGGGGCGTCCGGGCCTTCCGCCGCGGCCAGGCTCTCCTGCGCCAGGTCCGGACGCAGCTCCACCTGGCACCGCTCGACGGTCCACTCCGCGAGCAGCTCCGTGCGCTCCAGCAGCTCCTCCACCAGTTCCCGTACGGCTTCCTCGGCGAGCTCGAGCGCCGGGGCGTCCACGAAGACCTTGAGCAGCGCCCCGCCGGGATACACGCCCACGAAGGTGTCGAGGAGCTTCACCTCCGTCCCGTCGGGCCCCTCGATCTCCACGACGGACTCGAAGCCGTCCTCAAGAAGGGCTCCGGCGCCGACCCGCTGCAGCTCGTCCAGCTCGGAGGAGCCGTCGGCGACCCGGGTATCCACACTCACTGCGTACGTCACGCGACACAGCCTCGCAGGTGAGGCTGCGGGTTGCGCCCGCAATACCTACTTCGCCCGCCGCGCCCGCGTCACATCCGTACGGCCCGCATGGCTGCCGCCGCCCTCGCCATTTCCACCTGTGTCGCTCCGTGTCGAGTGACTCCGTGTCGAGTGGCTTCGCCTGGGAACGCGTGTAGTGAACCCATGGCGCGCGTTCCGCCGGTCCCCCGGGCACAGTCAGGGTTCGCATGCTCCCGTGGCGGCCGGCGCACTCCCGCGCCGTCGGCCCCACGGTTGAGGCGGGCCGGCCGTGGCCAAGGGGAGCTGCCGCGGCCGGGCCCTGCTCTGTGCCCTCCTCCGTGCCGGGCGCTGTGCCCTGCTCTGTTACGTCCCCCTAACACGCCCACGGCCAACCACCGCCCCCACCTCCGCCCTCTCCCCCACCATGGGGACACACACGCAGGGAAAGCCGGCGCGCAAGCCCGGGAATCCGCGCGCCCGCAAGCCGAGCCGCCGACGTCGAGGTCAACGTCTCGTCGACTATCCACGCACCGGCAGACGCGGGCTCCGGCGGTGGCTTCCCTCCTGGCGGCAGTCGGCCGGAGCCCTCGGCTTCAGCCTCTCCGCCCTGGTCTGCCTCTTCGGGCTCGTGTACGCCTCCGTCGACATCCCCGATGAGAACGCGGCCGCCCGGCGCGAAGCCAACGTCTACTACTGGGCCGACGGCACGCAGATGGTGAGCACCGGTGACGTGAACCGGCAGAACGTGCGGCTGTCGGAGATTCCCGACGCCGTCGAGAACGCCGTCATCGCCGCCGAGAACGACACCTTCTACAGTGACTCCGGCGTCTCGCCAAAGGGCCTGGCCCGCGCCGCCGTCAACATGGTCCGCGGCCAGGAGACGCAGGGCGGCTCCACCATCACCCAGCAGTACGTGAAGAACACCTACCTCTCCCAGGACCAGACGGTGACGCGGAAGGTCAAGGAGTTCGTCATCGCGTTGAAGGTGGACCGGAAGAAGAGCAAGCGCGAGATTCTGCAGGGGTATCTCAACACCAGTTGGTTCGGGCGCGGCGCCTATGGGATCGAGGCCGCCGCCCACGCCTATTACGGCATCCCCGCGCGGGAGTTGGATCCGAGCCAGGGGGCAGCGCTCGCCGCGTTGTTGAAAGGCGCCGAGCAGTACGACCCCTCCGTCAGCGCCGTCAACCACCGCCGCTCCGAGGCCCGTTGGAAGTGGATACTCGACCGGCAGGTCGCGGCCGGGCTCATGAAACCCGCGGTGCGCGGGAAGTTCACCACCTATCCCGAGCCCCACAGGGAGTCCCGCGCCACCAGCCTCGGCGGTCAGACCGGCTATCTCGTCGATGTCGCGAACAAGTACGTCAAGCAGCACACCTCCCTCACCGACAAGGACCTCGCGCGCGGCGGCTACAAGATCCACACCACCTTCGACAAGGACAAGGTGCGGCGCCTGAAGCGCGCTGTCGAGGGCGTACTCGACCGCGGCATCGACCCGAAGAAGCGCGACGCCGACAAGGGCGTGCAGGTGGGGGCCGCCTCCGTGCGGCCGGCCGACGGCGCCATCGTCGCCCTGTACGGAGGGGCCGACGCCACCGAGCACTTCACCAACAACGCCGACACGACCGGCGTCCCCGTCGGGTCCGCCTTCAAGCCGTTCGTCCTGGCGTCGGCCCTGGAGAACGGCCTGCGCACCCCGGCCGGGCGCGGCACCCGCGGCACCCGGTGGCAGCCCGCCTCGGCCGGGAGCTTCTACGCCGATGACGGCCTCCTCCAGGAATCCGCCACCCCCACGAGCAGCCCCGCGGACAGCCCCGCGGACAGCCCCGCACGCCGCCACGCCGGCGGCGGGGCTGCCGGGCCCGACGCCGCTCACCCCACCCTCCGCCAAGCCCTGGCGAAAGGCGGCAACGCCACCTACGTACGCCTCGGCAAGGACGTCGGGTGGGAGCGGGTGCGGCGCACCGCCGTCGCGTCCGGGCTCTTGGAGAGCAGCATGGCGCGCCTGGAGCGGACCTTCCCCGTCGGAACGTCGACGCCCAGCGCGATCCGCATGGCCGGCGCCTACGGCACGTTCGTCAACCGCGGCCTACGGCACGACCCGTACTCGGTGACCAAGGTCGTCAAGGGCGACGAGGCCGCCGCCGGGCTCGCGCGGCCCGGCGCGCGGCGCGCGCTCGATCCGGATGTCGCCGACGAGACGGCCGAGGCGATGCGGGGTGTCGGCACGTCAGCCGTCGACCGCCCGGTCGTCGCCGGGCGCACCGGGGACCAGGACCGCCTCAGGTCGGCGTGGTTCACCGCCACCACCGAGGAGTTGTCGACCTCCGTGACGATGTTCCGGACAGGACCGGACGAGCCGCAGCTGCTTCCCATGTCGGGGGTGGGCGGGGCGAAGTCGCAGCACGGGAACGTCTTTCCGGTACGGATCTGGCAGGACTACGTGAAGTAGCCTCCCGGGGCCCCTGTGCCCAGGGCCTAAGGACTTCAGGGCCTCAGGGCGCTCTTCCCCAACCCCCCGCCCGGCTGTCATCGTTCCGATATGTATCCCTATGGGCCACCGCCCGGGCCGCCGCCCCGCATAGACGCGCGGCAACTACGGCCCCGGCAGCGGTGGTTCGTCGTGGCCGCGCTGATCGCGGCGGTCTGCGTGGGCGTCGGCATCGCGAGTTTCGTGCTGACGCTGACCTCGACGGTGGACTCCGTCGACGACGGCAAGGCGTTCGCGAGCGGGCGGTCCGTCACGCTGCGGTTCGGGCCCGATGACGACGCCGCCATCTACGTACGCAGCCCCTTCGCCGCCCGCGCGCACTGCGCGATCGTCTCCGGGCCCACCGGCTCCGAGCCACGGGTGACCACCCCCGACAGCACCTTCACCGTCACCAAGGGCGGCGGCGAGTGGGAGCGGGCGTTCGTGCTGAAGTCGGAGACGGCCGGGGACTACCGCGTGAGGTGCGACGACCCGCGCGGCGCCCTCACCTTCGCCCCCGGTGACGACGCCGACCTCGCGTCCTTCGTCGGCGGCATCGTCGTGACGGTCGTCGTGCCGCTCCTCGGCCTCCTCGCGGCCTCCGGCATCGCGATCATCGTCGGGGTACGGCGCGGAAGGCACCGCCGGTGGCTGGAGGCGCAGGCGTACTACGGCCACCGCGGCGCCGGCAACGGCGGCGGCTGACCTTCCCCCAGCGGGGGACCTTCCCCCAGCGGTTGACCTTCCCCCAGGGGCAGAGCCCATCGTCCCGCGTGCCGGGTCGAGGGGCCCGGTGACGGAGGATGCCCCCATGGACACCGAACCGCTGCTCTCCATCGGCGAGTTCGCGGCCCGCGCCCGGCTCTCGCCCAAGGCACTGCGCCTGTACGACCGCCTCGGGCTGCTGACCCCCGCGTACGTCGACGAGTCCACCGGCTACCGCCACTACCGCGCGGCGCAGGTGGAACGCGCCCGCACGGTCGTCCTGCTGCGCCGCCTCGGGATGCCGCTCGCGGACATCACCGCGACGGTACGGCTCGACGGGGAGCAGGCCGAGCGGGCGGTCGCCGCGTACTGGGCGGACATCGAGGAGCGGCACGCGGAGCGGCGCACGCTCGTGGGGTATCTCCGTGGACGACTGTCCGAGAGAGGTTCCGAGATGTACGGGAAAGAGTTCGAGATCAAGACCGTCGACGTGCCGGAGCAGTGCGTCATCTCCGAGAGCAGGCACCTCCTGTCCGAGGAGCTGCCCGTCTGGATCGGCGCGTCGACGCGCCGCCTGGAGGAGGCCGCCGAGAGCGAGTGCGGCGGGGTGGCGGCCTCGCCGTTCGTCGTCTACCACGCCGAGGTCACCCAGGACAGCGACGGTCCCGCGGAGGCCTGCGTGCCGGTCAGGGACGCGGCGGCGGCGCGGGCGTGGGCGGCGAAGGCGGGCGGCCGGCGGGGCACGAAGTCCCGTGTGGAGCCCGCCCACCGGATCGCGTACACCCGCATCACCAAGGCCCAGGTCTCCTATCCGCAGATCCTCGGCGCGTTCGAGGCGGTGGAGGCATGGGTGACGCGCGAAAGCCTGGAGGTCGCGGGCCCGTGCCGCGAGATCTACTTCGTGGAGTGGGACGCCGCGGGCCCCGAGGACCCGGTGTGCGACGTGGCGTTCCCGGTGGCCCCGGCGCAGTGAGCCGCTGGCGCTACGAGGAGGGGGCCGTCTCCGCCGCCCGGCGGAGACGGCCCCTCCCCCGGACCGACGCGGTCGGTCTCCGGCGTCCATAGCTTCGACGTATGCGACGCCACCTCACAGACCTCCCGCGAACCGGCCCCCGCCCGGGCTGGGCCCACGCCGCCGCGCTCTGGCTTGCTGTCAGCTTCGTCTGGCATCTCCAGATGGGGGTGATGTACGAGGACTCCATCGGCCCCGGCGAGCACAGCGGCACCAAGATCGCGGTGTTCCTCGCCTACGACGGGCTCATCACCCTCATGTCGGCGGCCGGGGTGGGCTGTGTCCTCGCCACGGTCAGGCCCTGGGGTGCCCGCGTGCCGCGGTGGCTGGTGCGGGGGCCGCTGCTCTTCGGCTGTGTGCTCCTGACGGTCCGCGGCCTTCCCGGTCTCGTCGAGAACATCACCGTGGCGACCGGCCTCACCCCGCACGGACTGCTCGGCCTGGACGACGAGGCGGCCGACACCGGCACGTGGGAGTTCTGGAAGAGCATGCTGATCAACGCGTACTTCTTCCTGGGCGCGGTCACGCTCGTACCGGCCACCCTGCGCTACGTCCGCCGTGTTCCAGCGGCCTCCCAGGCGTCCGTCTAGCGAACGCTCTCGCGCAGCTCCTCCGGGCAGGCCGTGCCGCGCGGCAGCTGGTAGGGGGCGCCGAGGCGGTAGACGCCGGGGCCGGGAGCGAGGAGTTCGGTCCACTTGTCGCCCTCGGCGTCCTCCTCGGCCTCCATCAGACAGCCGTTGACGTTCTCGAACTGCTTGGGGCGGTCCTCGTCGGTCTCGCGCTGCCGCTTGGACTCCTCGGTCTCCTTCGGGCCTTCGACGCCCTTCCCGTCGGCGTCGACGAGGCTGAGCCACGGCGAGTACGGGACGCGGATCAGGACGCGGCCCGCCTCCTTCACCTCGATCGTCATCCCGCCCGCCTCGGCGCGGTCGACGACCGCGGGCGGATCGGCGAGCGGGGTCGGGTCGGTGACCTCGTACAGCTGCCAGTTGGAGTCCACCCACACCTGCTTCAGATACGGCAGGCCCCGCTCGACCAGCGCGGCCTCACGCTTGCCGCCGTCGCCGTCGGGCTCGCCCTTGGGCAGCACGACGTACCGCACGGACCAGCGCTGGAGCCACTCGTGGTAGTTCGCGGAGTTGAGGGTGTCGTCGTAGAAGAGGGGGTTGCGCTTCATGTCCGCCTGGCGGTTCCAGCCGCGGGCGAGGTTCACGTACGGCGCGAGCGCGGAGGCCTCGCGGTGACTGCGCGCGGGGACGACCTCGACGCGGCCCTTCTCGGCGCCGACCTCACGGAGTTCGTTGACGAGCGGCGCGAGCTCACGCGTCCAGGAAGCCTGGGGCGTCGTGTGCACGATGTCGTCGACCGCCTTGAACCCGACCCAGCCGGTGAAGGCGACGAGCGCCATGACGAGCGTGTACCACTTGCGGGACTTCTTCACCGTGAACGGCAGCGCGGCAAGGAACGCGACGCCCCCGAAGGACATCGCGAGCCGGGAGATGTTGGAGCCGATCTGCGAGCTGATCAGCCAGACACCGAGCACGAAGGCCGCGTACACGGCGGTGGTGATCCGCACCGTCTTCCACTGCTTCGGTACGAGGAAGAAGACGAGGCCGGAGCAGATCAGGGGCAGCGACGCGGACCCGAAGGACATCGGCTGCGTGCCGGAGAACGGAAAGAGCCACGCGGACAGGCCCACGACGACGGCGGGCGCGACCCCGAGTGCGTACGCGCCCGGGTAGCGCTTGCTGAGGAACAGCGCGACGGCGACCAAGCCGACGAAGAGGCCGGCCACCGGGCTGCCCATGGTCGCGAGCGCGGCGAACGGCGCGGCGACCAGCGCCTTCGCCCACCGCTTGTAGCGCCAGCGGTAGGGCCAGCAGAAGACGGCCGCGACGGCCATCAGCGCGAACATCTGGCCGAGCCCGTACGTCACGCGGCCCGACACCGCGTTGCAGAACAGCGCGAAGACACCCGCGAACGCGGGCCACAGCGGCTGCCTCACCGCGCGGCTGCGGACCAGGATCATCGTGAGCAGCGCGGCGGAGACCGTACCGGCGATCATCATCGTGGTCCGGACGCCGAGCACCGACATCAGATACGGCGAGACGACGCTGTACGACACCGGGTGCATCCCGCCGTACCAGGCGAGGTTGTA
This region includes:
- a CDS encoding MFS transporter, which encodes MATAEPTRADDADPEPGTGGGTRTGARIQLPAQRRGEPSAPERPTRWARFLRNPVTITTLTAAVLHVVWFFTFANSGGDLAAQDAWAEFVGRHPDSAYNLAWYGGMHPVSYSVVSPYLMSVLGVRTTMMIAGTVSAALLTMILVRSRAVRQPLWPAFAGVFALFCNAVSGRVTYGLGQMFALMAVAAVFCWPYRWRYKRWAKALVAAPFAALATMGSPVAGLFVGLVAVALFLSKRYPGAYALGVAPAVVVGLSAWLFPFSGTQPMSFGSASLPLICSGLVFFLVPKQWKTVRITTAVYAAFVLGVWLISSQIGSNISRLAMSFGGVAFLAALPFTVKKSRKWYTLVMALVAFTGWVGFKAVDDIVHTTPQASWTRELAPLVNELREVGAEKGRVEVVPARSHREASALAPYVNLARGWNRQADMKRNPLFYDDTLNSANYHEWLQRWSVRYVVLPKGEPDGDGGKREAALVERGLPYLKQVWVDSNWQLYEVTDPTPLADPPAVVDRAEAGGMTIEVKEAGRVLIRVPYSPWLSLVDADGKGVEGPKETEESKRQRETDEDRPKQFENVNGCLMEAEEDAEGDKWTELLAPGPGVYRLGAPYQLPRGTACPEELRESVR
- a CDS encoding transglycosylase domain-containing protein; this translates as MGTHTQGKPARKPGNPRARKPSRRRRGQRLVDYPRTGRRGLRRWLPSWRQSAGALGFSLSALVCLFGLVYASVDIPDENAAARREANVYYWADGTQMVSTGDVNRQNVRLSEIPDAVENAVIAAENDTFYSDSGVSPKGLARAAVNMVRGQETQGGSTITQQYVKNTYLSQDQTVTRKVKEFVIALKVDRKKSKREILQGYLNTSWFGRGAYGIEAAAHAYYGIPARELDPSQGAALAALLKGAEQYDPSVSAVNHRRSEARWKWILDRQVAAGLMKPAVRGKFTTYPEPHRESRATSLGGQTGYLVDVANKYVKQHTSLTDKDLARGGYKIHTTFDKDKVRRLKRAVEGVLDRGIDPKKRDADKGVQVGAASVRPADGAIVALYGGADATEHFTNNADTTGVPVGSAFKPFVLASALENGLRTPAGRGTRGTRWQPASAGSFYADDGLLQESATPTSSPADSPADSPARRHAGGGAAGPDAAHPTLRQALAKGGNATYVRLGKDVGWERVRRTAVASGLLESSMARLERTFPVGTSTPSAIRMAGAYGTFVNRGLRHDPYSVTKVVKGDEAAAGLARPGARRALDPDVADETAEAMRGVGTSAVDRPVVAGRTGDQDRLRSAWFTATTEELSTSVTMFRTGPDEPQLLPMSGVGGAKSQHGNVFPVRIWQDYVK
- a CDS encoding GAF domain-containing protein, which produces MSSSPDAVDRAAHHAGHQERACASALRELLDLLAQDAPAEQFARPAAAARAAGASGAELTAIDEATQTALRVRRTLNQHQRREAELTALFDTAGDLAALRDLDAVLRAIVHRAKLLLRTDVAYLSLNDPVAGDTYMRVTDGSVSAAFQNVRLGMGEGLGGLVAQTARPYATVDYEIDTRFKHTGPIDSAVLEEGLHAILGVPLRQGKHVIGVLYAADRTARAFTPDEGALLSSLADHAAIAIDSARRMEETRTALVDLNEASQTIRAHSEALRRAEDAHDRLTDLVLRGGDFTEVATAIGALLRGGTLIHDADGTELARVGGGGAASSVRAEGGPARADGGPRRADAGPFRAAAEPGRADGAPGRADGGPGGADGGPGRAAELAGAGGPGTRPAKGGADRPAPPTEEGATPATEEGAASATKEEEAASATKEEAGPATVGEARPATVGEARPATAEEAGPRPPAADGGAERRMPAAAKGAAEPRTRAAKGTAEPRTPPAEAIAASRASGRAVPFDGTWVCAVLAGPELLGSIALTDRADLGEADRRLFERAGVVTALLLLLRRSAAEAEDRVRGELLGDLLSLSGTPGRLTARARRLDVDLTLPHSVFVGHSDAASRRLLLSSAARAARARRGLSGLHHDHVVLVIPADDTGARARALATELTQAAGAPVTVGAAGPATGPEALAQAHAEALRCLSALRALGHTGRGAALPDLGFLGVLLGEGTDLDSYVRRTLGPALDYDARRGTELIHTLRAYFACGMSQSKAKDALHVHVNTVVQRLDRVGHLLGTDWQSPERSLEIQLALRLHAYTGAPESPGSP
- a CDS encoding MerR family transcriptional regulator, coding for MDTEPLLSIGEFAARARLSPKALRLYDRLGLLTPAYVDESTGYRHYRAAQVERARTVVLLRRLGMPLADITATVRLDGEQAERAVAAYWADIEERHAERRTLVGYLRGRLSERGSEMYGKEFEIKTVDVPEQCVISESRHLLSEELPVWIGASTRRLEEAAESECGGVAASPFVVYHAEVTQDSDGPAEACVPVRDAAAARAWAAKAGGRRGTKSRVEPAHRIAYTRITKAQVSYPQILGAFEAVEAWVTRESLEVAGPCREIYFVEWDAAGPEDPVCDVAFPVAPAQ
- a CDS encoding serine/arginine repetitive matrix protein 2 encodes the protein MYPYGPPPGPPPRIDARQLRPRQRWFVVAALIAAVCVGVGIASFVLTLTSTVDSVDDGKAFASGRSVTLRFGPDDDAAIYVRSPFAARAHCAIVSGPTGSEPRVTTPDSTFTVTKGGGEWERAFVLKSETAGDYRVRCDDPRGALTFAPGDDADLASFVGGIVVTVVVPLLGLLAASGIAIIVGVRRGRHRRWLEAQAYYGHRGAGNGGG